AATCGAGATTGTTCCGACGTCCATTATTTCGCCCCTACGCTGCGTTTGATCGCTTCAAGTTCTTCGTCATCCATGTCCGTTGCGCTCGCGATGACGGGTTCGGTATTCCAATCGGCGATCAGGTTGATCACAGACTGGATCGCTACCAGCGTGATGATGATCAGGATCATCGGCTGGATCGTCGCGGGGATCGGCGGATCAAAGGCGGTGCCGAACATTTCCCACCGGTAAAATTTGGTCAGAAACACCTGCTTGTAGCTGCCAAAGACGAGGAAGAAGGCGAAAACGCAGATGAAGAAGACCGAAGCCGTATCGCACGCTTTTTGCGCCCAGCGCGGCATCACTTCGTAAAGGATGAAGATACGGATGTGGCTGCGTTGCTGCATGGCGTAGAAGCCTGAACACAGAAACACAAACCCCGCGATCCACAGTGTCAGCTCATTCGCCCAAAGTGTTGGTTTCTCAATCGCGTAACGCAGGAACACCTCGTACATCATCACCATTGTCATAAGCAAAACCAACATCATAGTGACCCGACCGATGAAAATCGCCACGCGGTCGATGGCGCCCCAGTCTTGGAATTCCATCGTCGCGACTTTGATGGTCCGCATCCCCAAGACGAACAGGATTGGAATAAGGACCAGCGCTGTCAAGTCGATGATATCAATGTGCCCGCCGACCACGGCCCCGAGATTAGGCGTGACGTCTTTGCGCAATTGCAATGCTTCGATTTGGCCATACAGGCTTTCGTTCGCGGGTGGCAGAAAGTCGAGAATGAACGACGGCATGTGCCAAATCACCCATCCCATGCAGATGATAAACGCCAACGGAATAATCCATTCCAATAAGCCTCCTGTTTCTGCTTCGTCCATGACTGTCCCCTCCCAAGGTCGTCTAAGTAATCTCGAACTCTTTG
The Rhodobacteraceae bacterium S2214 genome window above contains:
- a CDS encoding TRAP transporter small permease subunit, which codes for MDEAETGGLLEWIIPLAFIICMGWVIWHMPSFILDFLPPANESLYGQIEALQLRKDVTPNLGAVVGGHIDIIDLTALVLIPILFVLGMRTIKVATMEFQDWGAIDRVAIFIGRVTMMLVLLMTMVMMYEVFLRYAIEKPTLWANELTLWIAGFVFLCSGFYAMQQRSHIRIFILYEVMPRWAQKACDTASVFFICVFAFFLVFGSYKQVFLTKFYRWEMFGTAFDPPIPATIQPMILIIITLVAIQSVINLIADWNTEPVIASATDMDDEELEAIKRSVGAK